The Sphingobium sp. JS3065 genome includes a region encoding these proteins:
- a CDS encoding GNAT family N-acetyltransferase yields MAPQFRIEKLRRDHAIDVFDCGREELNRFLSRYAWQAQQGGASQSYVALTGDEVVGFHTLVVGHVDHSDAPDRLTKGMARHPVPLMILARLGVSTGYQGKGLGSGLLKDALTRTLQAADIAGIRAIAAHAKDEAARQFYQNFDFIPGLSDPNHMFLLLKDARRHLQG; encoded by the coding sequence ATGGCGCCCCAGTTTCGCATTGAAAAGCTTCGCCGCGACCATGCCATCGATGTTTTCGATTGCGGTCGCGAGGAGCTCAACCGGTTCCTGTCGCGCTACGCCTGGCAGGCGCAGCAAGGCGGGGCATCCCAGTCCTACGTTGCCCTAACCGGAGACGAGGTTGTGGGTTTCCACACTCTGGTTGTGGGGCATGTCGATCATAGTGATGCGCCCGATCGCCTGACAAAGGGAATGGCGCGGCACCCCGTTCCGTTGATGATCCTTGCACGGCTCGGCGTTTCGACTGGCTATCAAGGAAAAGGGCTCGGCTCCGGTCTTCTGAAAGATGCCCTCACGCGGACTTTGCAGGCAGCCGATATCGCTGGAATTCGTGCAATCGCTGCACATGCCAAGGACGAGGCTGCACGCCAATTCTATCAGAATTTCGATTTCATCCCAGGGTTATCGGATCCAAATCACATGTTCCTATTGTTGAAAGATGCCCGGCGGCATCTCCAGGGATAA
- a CDS encoding nucleotidyltransferase domain-containing protein, with translation MRTELDHLPLAKRRELDRVVQILFEEFDDAHGKPDGQRKLGRILKVILYGSYARGNWVDEPHTAKAYQSDFDLLVIVNQKELTDRVAYWEKADERLNRERTITQNLKTPVNFIVHSLQEVNDGLAHGRSFFIDVARDGIALYQAEDSELHQPKPKTPDEAFTAASEYFEEWFSAALSAQKGFHFYMSQKEYRDAAFTLHQASERLYHCILLVTTFYTPHVHNLAFLRTQAERQSNHLFEAWPRDNARARARFAKLKDAYVKARFSRHYRITEEELTWLSERVEELGRLVHEDCTARIAELRAAL, from the coding sequence ATGCGAACAGAACTCGATCATCTCCCTCTAGCGAAGCGGCGCGAGCTTGATCGTGTCGTTCAGATTCTGTTCGAGGAATTCGATGATGCACATGGCAAACCTGACGGCCAGCGCAAGCTTGGCCGCATCCTGAAGGTCATTCTCTACGGCTCCTATGCGCGCGGCAACTGGGTTGATGAGCCGCACACGGCAAAGGCATATCAATCGGACTTCGATCTGCTCGTCATCGTCAACCAGAAGGAGCTGACCGATCGCGTGGCTTACTGGGAGAAGGCCGATGAACGCCTGAACCGTGAGCGGACGATTACCCAGAATTTAAAGACGCCCGTAAACTTCATTGTCCATTCCCTTCAGGAGGTAAATGACGGGCTCGCGCACGGGCGCTCCTTCTTCATAGATGTCGCGCGCGACGGAATCGCGCTTTATCAAGCCGAGGACAGCGAACTTCATCAGCCGAAGCCGAAAACACCGGATGAGGCGTTCACGGCTGCTTCCGAGTATTTTGAGGAGTGGTTCTCTGCGGCCCTAAGTGCTCAAAAGGGCTTTCACTTTTATATGTCTCAGAAAGAGTACCGCGATGCTGCGTTCACTCTGCACCAGGCATCTGAACGGCTGTATCACTGCATTCTTCTGGTCACGACCTTTTACACGCCACACGTCCACAATCTGGCGTTCCTGCGCACCCAAGCCGAGCGGCAATCCAATCACCTTTTCGAGGCTTGGCCCCGCGACAATGCCCGAGCCAGAGCGCGTTTTGCAAAACTCAAGGACGCCTACGTAAAGGCGCGCTTCTCAAGGCACTATCGGATCACCGAGGAAGAGCTGACCTGGCTCTCCGAACGCGTCGAGGAGCTTGGCCGCCTCGTCCACGAGGACTGCACGGCACGAATCGCTGAGCTACGCGCAGCGCTGTGA
- a CDS encoding RelA/SpoT domain-containing protein produces the protein MTFDEYKREGRSRYSAFVKAIRHILVAATKAHFIVPHAITGRAKQADSLGKKLLNRGVDLNAAIDEEIKDLAGARVVFLTNTQVDAFNHTGIIHDNFEVVTVNVHHPVPGTETETRLFDSTNYLVQLKPERLALPEYQSFAGLRAEIQVQTLLNHAWAEMGHDTIYKQPNLQHVGQKRLEAIKERMDKVMRDYLLPAGHDFDKIARDFDQLIRADESVDETIEILATSTDNNDLSEAIGKLDDLILPHFDNRAAQFVKLVPLLADAVARTRGSDSAPVETVFGNYPGKGGDDIARKVSQLINDHLYCDPELTFTTLVRLFAGAATDIERKIWFDLAVTFSKHDLAIWNKYGPAIPQLILDGIGKLKADEITAARGLIIAMLGNLLSAELGGTTQNSMTTVVFHQGAVPVSDVLRMQRTEAINILERLLDAAEDDGARRAVLDALRKASATPYNGGSDDLLRTIMEDGARVIAIQTARIGKWGLELRRWCETDAIHCHYRFHALPPHMADNAELAAAQQQIVGELLALRDALNADPEFVLYKTLIGHDSIRPTAWDEHPFDPDATREWRAGSYPDIIAQITDETTGTWIERVRHYLAEPKQTGGELESLGDCMKLLGETKPQVAARFLDAMDDMLSPLLVSLLLGTDKSGEQSIARQFIARWIGEGRFLANLGDYLRCQEIFAPDTLVTLTARAIEFADDDGVFTVLNVAAERFDKTPDQRLIDAVFMPAIGHLTDVKKTNWINWAWGLHRGALLAALDEAQSRHLVQSFVDVHEVDYRADQVLAIIADRFPAIVFEFFEARIYRERDGSDRHFDPIPFRLHHLQGPLSREPAMLLDAARRWHSHEPLHHEFRGGRLIGNVFPKLSQEIAAPLAEVVKKGDRDDLAFVLTTLLAYEGNEQVYPLCMDLVDRLEEGDEWLSRVSSVLGKTGVVRGEFGWVEAESAQRTRLERWREDPRVKVQTYVLDQLRRIDQSMAWEQRRAERDVEQRKRDWGEA, from the coding sequence ATGACGTTCGACGAATACAAGCGGGAGGGGCGCAGTCGATATAGCGCCTTTGTAAAGGCCATCCGCCATATCCTTGTCGCGGCGACCAAAGCACATTTCATTGTTCCACATGCGATCACAGGGCGCGCGAAGCAGGCGGATTCGCTTGGCAAGAAACTTCTCAATCGGGGCGTCGACCTGAACGCCGCCATCGACGAGGAAATCAAGGACCTTGCCGGAGCCCGCGTGGTCTTCCTCACCAACACACAGGTCGACGCATTCAATCACACGGGCATTATCCACGACAATTTCGAAGTCGTGACCGTGAATGTCCATCATCCCGTTCCGGGGACCGAGACCGAGACGAGACTGTTCGACAGCACCAACTATCTCGTCCAATTGAAGCCCGAGCGGTTGGCCCTTCCAGAATATCAATCCTTCGCAGGGCTCCGAGCTGAGATCCAGGTGCAGACCCTGCTCAATCATGCCTGGGCTGAAATGGGCCATGACACGATCTACAAGCAGCCCAACCTCCAGCACGTCGGGCAGAAGCGCTTGGAAGCCATCAAGGAGCGCATGGACAAGGTCATGCGTGACTATCTGCTGCCCGCCGGTCATGACTTCGACAAGATCGCGCGCGACTTCGACCAACTGATCCGCGCTGACGAAAGCGTAGACGAAACGATCGAGATCCTCGCTACATCGACTGACAACAACGATCTTTCGGAGGCGATCGGAAAGCTCGACGATCTCATCCTCCCCCATTTCGACAATCGTGCCGCACAGTTCGTGAAGCTGGTACCGTTGCTGGCCGATGCGGTTGCCCGGACCCGCGGATCGGACTCCGCGCCCGTCGAGACGGTTTTCGGAAATTATCCCGGCAAAGGCGGCGACGACATCGCACGCAAGGTTTCCCAGCTTATTAACGATCATCTCTACTGCGATCCTGAGCTGACGTTCACCACACTGGTCCGCCTGTTCGCCGGTGCGGCGACCGACATTGAACGGAAGATTTGGTTCGATCTCGCCGTCACCTTCTCGAAGCATGATCTAGCGATCTGGAATAAATACGGCCCCGCGATCCCTCAGCTGATCCTGGACGGGATTGGCAAGCTCAAGGCCGATGAGATTACGGCCGCGCGCGGCTTGATCATCGCTATGCTTGGCAATCTGCTCTCCGCCGAACTCGGCGGAACGACTCAGAACTCGATGACCACCGTGGTCTTTCATCAGGGAGCAGTCCCGGTTTCGGACGTCCTCCGCATGCAGCGCACAGAGGCGATTAACATTCTCGAGCGGCTGCTCGACGCCGCTGAGGATGACGGCGCCCGTCGCGCGGTGCTCGACGCGCTGCGCAAGGCTAGCGCAACGCCCTACAATGGCGGCAGCGACGACCTTTTGCGAACCATCATGGAGGATGGCGCGCGCGTCATCGCCATCCAGACTGCACGCATCGGCAAATGGGGGCTCGAATTGCGCCGCTGGTGCGAGACCGACGCGATCCATTGCCACTATCGTTTCCACGCGCTGCCGCCGCACATGGCGGACAATGCCGAGCTAGCCGCAGCGCAGCAGCAGATCGTCGGCGAACTGCTGGCGCTGCGCGACGCGCTCAATGCCGATCCTGAGTTCGTCCTCTACAAGACGCTCATCGGCCATGACTCGATCAGGCCCACGGCCTGGGATGAGCATCCCTTCGATCCGGATGCCACACGGGAATGGCGTGCTGGCAGCTACCCAGATATCATCGCCCAGATCACCGACGAGACTACTGGCACCTGGATCGAGCGGGTCCGACACTACCTCGCCGAACCGAAACAAACGGGCGGAGAACTCGAGTCGCTGGGCGATTGCATGAAGCTCCTGGGCGAGACGAAACCTCAAGTCGCCGCGCGTTTTCTCGACGCGATGGACGATATGCTCTCGCCGCTGCTCGTTTCGCTGCTGCTCGGCACCGACAAGAGCGGTGAGCAGTCGATCGCGCGACAGTTTATCGCCCGGTGGATTGGCGAAGGGCGGTTCCTCGCCAATCTTGGCGATTATCTGCGCTGCCAGGAGATATTTGCCCCGGATACGCTGGTCACCCTCACCGCGCGCGCGATCGAATTTGCGGACGATGATGGCGTTTTCACCGTCCTCAACGTCGCGGCGGAGCGGTTCGACAAGACGCCTGACCAACGGCTGATCGATGCCGTCTTCATGCCGGCCATTGGCCATCTGACCGACGTGAAGAAGACCAACTGGATCAACTGGGCCTGGGGCCTTCATAGAGGGGCGCTTCTTGCTGCGCTCGACGAAGCGCAGTCGCGGCACCTGGTGCAGTCCTTCGTCGACGTTCACGAAGTGGACTATCGGGCCGATCAGGTGCTGGCGATCATCGCCGACCGTTTCCCAGCAATCGTCTTCGAATTCTTCGAGGCCCGGATCTATCGCGAGCGCGATGGCAGCGACCGGCATTTCGATCCCATTCCCTTCCGGCTTCACCACCTTCAGGGGCCGCTGTCCCGAGAGCCCGCAATGCTCCTCGACGCCGCGCGGAGATGGCATAGCCATGAGCCGCTCCATCACGAATTCCGCGGCGGCCGCCTCATCGGCAATGTTTTCCCCAAGCTATCGCAGGAGATCGCGGCCCCCTTGGCCGAGGTGGTAAAAAAGGGTGATCGTGACGACCTTGCCTTCGTCCTGACCACATTGCTTGCCTATGAAGGCAACGAGCAGGTCTATCCGCTCTGCATGGATCTGGTTGATCGGCTTGAGGAAGGCGATGAGTGGCTGAGCCGCGTCTCGAGCGTCCTTGGCAAGACAGGCGTCGTGCGGGGTGAGTTCGGTTGGGTCGAAGCTGAGAGCGCGCAGCGCACGCGGCTTGAACGGTGGCGTGAAGATCCGCGAGTCAAGGTGCAGACCTATGTCCTGGACCAGTTACGGCGGATCGATCAGTCGATGGCCTGGGAGCAGCGCCGAGCCGAGCGTGATGTCGAGCAACGGAAACGAGATTGGGGCGAGGCTTGA
- a CDS encoding SRPBCC domain-containing protein, producing the protein MSDSRTHTASRTIIASQRAIFRAFLDPEAVASWRPPKGMSAKVFAFDPRPDGIYKMAFIYPETEHGRGKSTADADIFEGRFVELVPDELIVEEVQFESDNPVFAGTMTITTALLPVTGGTKVSIRAENVPSGISATDHRVGMESTLKNLANFIE; encoded by the coding sequence ATGAGCGACTCACGAACCCATACCGCGTCTCGGACAATCATCGCGTCGCAACGAGCCATTTTCCGAGCCTTTCTGGACCCGGAAGCGGTCGCGTCCTGGCGACCGCCCAAGGGCATGTCGGCAAAGGTGTTCGCGTTTGATCCGCGCCCGGACGGCATCTACAAAATGGCGTTTATCTATCCCGAGACCGAACACGGTCGCGGAAAGTCGACAGCTGATGCCGACATCTTCGAAGGCCGTTTCGTCGAACTCGTCCCCGACGAGTTGATTGTCGAAGAGGTCCAGTTCGAGTCTGACAATCCTGTATTCGCCGGCACGATGACGATCACCACGGCTTTGCTGCCGGTGACGGGCGGCACGAAGGTCAGCATCAGAGCAGAGAATGTGCCGTCGGGAATCAGCGCGACCGATCATCGTGTCGGCATGGAATCGACACTCAAGAACCTTGCCAATTTCATCGAGTAG
- a CDS encoding MucR family transcriptional regulator — protein MNDTTDSKLDLLSLTADIVSAHVANNSVAVGDLPVLIANVHGSLAGLGTGPTPVQEEEQKPAVSVRTSVKPDYIVCLEDGKRLKMLKRHLMTHYQLTPDAYRAKWKLPADYPMVSPNYAEQRRSLAKKIGLGRKGRGTPPLPEPAPSAPKRRGRKPKATAS, from the coding sequence ATGAACGACACGACCGACAGCAAGCTCGATCTTCTCTCGCTCACGGCCGACATTGTTTCGGCGCACGTGGCCAATAACAGCGTTGCGGTCGGTGATCTTCCGGTGCTTATTGCCAATGTCCACGGCTCACTCGCCGGCCTCGGCACTGGGCCAACGCCAGTGCAGGAGGAAGAGCAGAAGCCGGCGGTCTCCGTCCGCACCTCGGTCAAGCCGGACTACATCGTCTGCCTTGAGGACGGAAAGAGGCTGAAGATGCTCAAGCGGCATCTCATGACCCATTATCAACTGACGCCGGACGCTTATCGCGCGAAGTGGAAGCTTCCTGCAGATTATCCCATGGTCTCGCCCAACTATGCTGAGCAGCGCCGGAGCCTTGCAAAGAAGATCGGGCTTGGACGGAAGGGGCGGGGAACGCCGCCGCTCCCCGAGCCGGCGCCATCAGCACCAAAGCGGCGCGGCCGGAAGCCGAAGGCAACCGCATCCTGA